In a genomic window of Siphonobacter curvatus:
- a CDS encoding TonB-dependent receptor → MLPISTSRLSSKVLFTTWVLLCGILLKAFSQHKNGSLEGRIETEIQEPLPGISIRLEPTGLGVITQADGSFKLQAIPAGAYTLTLSGIGYEVRQVQVQVKAGQTLPLHYQLNQKTHELSVVTVTSQRTRSFSAINKIDVPLRDLPLSTSSVSSKTIEQRGIDDLGDAMKNTTGVRSNNTYGGFQHFTIRGFSNFVVLIDGVRDERHNISTSAPNTNLANVERIEVLKGPASVLFGHSALGGIINIVRKQPTADFRANFSATYGSFNTRRMRAGAGGSINPKLRYRMDFGVSNTDGFRQAGISTNNAYVALEYTPTRKDYFYLSVGANKDVYRTDSGIPVLAGGVLVPGMDLTTRYNDPADFLKHTRTDVQFRYVRQLMANLKLSNQLSYSDDNIDYFSTEELTLNTRRDSITRSFPYYFNHLTKPLQNQLELTYDLNIAKVSQKILLGYSLSVLDRKTYNGAIFGAGKGATIPVQNPIENQGYIDYYDTYYRATDETVHGIYLQDFIRFSEKIKALVGLRYDVFKGEYYTDQVDKDRQVTNYGAKSTIARNALTYRLGLVYQPIEPLSIYASYSTYFKPSRRVAPNGETFDPETGYQAEVGSRLELSSKFAASASVYYMRKDNQVESLPGGVFKRVGSAESKGFEVEAQGNPFAGLDLTVGYTFTKAQYLPYASAEVNPVAGKTAVLAPKHLVNTWLNYTVQRKTLKGLNAGVGFNYQSEAFANSANTYVLPSYRTVDVALGYQLNRVGIRANVNNLFNERYFTNVILTRQFYPGATRNYLLTLSYQL, encoded by the coding sequence ATGCTCCCCATTTCTACTTCACGATTAAGTAGCAAAGTCCTTTTTACCACCTGGGTACTACTCTGCGGCATCCTCCTAAAGGCATTTTCGCAACACAAAAACGGCTCGCTGGAAGGGCGAATTGAAACGGAAATTCAGGAACCCCTACCCGGCATTTCCATTCGTCTGGAGCCCACGGGTCTGGGAGTAATCACCCAGGCCGACGGCAGTTTTAAGTTGCAGGCAATTCCGGCGGGAGCGTATACCCTCACGCTGAGCGGTATCGGGTACGAAGTGCGTCAGGTTCAGGTACAGGTCAAAGCCGGCCAAACCCTGCCCCTGCATTATCAGCTTAACCAGAAAACCCACGAGCTTTCGGTGGTGACGGTAACCAGTCAGCGAACCCGCTCGTTTTCGGCGATTAACAAAATCGATGTTCCGCTGCGGGATCTGCCTTTATCTACCAGCTCAGTCAGTTCAAAAACCATCGAGCAACGCGGCATTGATGATTTGGGGGATGCCATGAAAAATACCACGGGCGTTCGTTCCAACAACACCTACGGCGGTTTTCAGCACTTCACCATTCGCGGGTTCAGCAATTTCGTGGTACTGATTGATGGCGTTCGGGATGAGCGACATAACATTTCCACAAGTGCTCCCAACACGAATTTAGCCAACGTCGAACGCATCGAAGTACTGAAAGGCCCGGCTTCCGTTCTGTTTGGGCACTCGGCTTTGGGTGGTATCATCAACATCGTACGGAAACAGCCTACGGCCGATTTCAGGGCTAATTTTTCCGCGACTTACGGGAGTTTCAATACCCGTCGGATGCGGGCTGGTGCGGGTGGTTCGATCAACCCGAAGCTTCGGTACCGGATGGATTTCGGGGTGTCGAATACCGACGGTTTCCGGCAGGCGGGTATCTCTACTAACAATGCCTACGTGGCCTTGGAATATACACCCACCCGCAAGGACTACTTTTATTTGTCGGTGGGAGCCAATAAAGATGTGTACCGCACGGATTCGGGTATTCCCGTTTTGGCGGGCGGCGTGCTGGTTCCCGGCATGGATCTAACGACGCGTTACAACGACCCCGCTGATTTTTTAAAGCATACGCGAACGGATGTTCAGTTTCGCTACGTGCGGCAGCTTATGGCCAACCTGAAACTTTCCAATCAGCTCTCGTATTCGGACGATAACATCGATTATTTTTCAACGGAAGAACTGACGCTCAATACCCGGCGGGATTCCATTACCCGCTCGTTTCCCTACTACTTCAATCACCTCACCAAGCCGTTACAAAATCAGCTGGAGCTGACCTACGATCTCAACATCGCCAAGGTTTCGCAGAAGATTTTGCTGGGGTATTCGCTTAGCGTACTAGACCGTAAAACGTATAACGGTGCTATTTTTGGTGCCGGCAAAGGAGCAACCATTCCCGTACAAAACCCGATTGAAAACCAGGGATATATCGATTACTACGATACCTACTACCGGGCTACGGATGAAACGGTACACGGAATTTACTTACAGGATTTCATCCGGTTTTCCGAAAAAATCAAGGCATTAGTTGGGTTGCGTTACGATGTATTCAAAGGCGAATATTACACCGATCAGGTGGACAAAGACCGCCAGGTAACCAACTACGGAGCGAAATCAACCATAGCCCGGAATGCCCTGACCTATCGGCTGGGCCTAGTCTATCAGCCCATTGAACCTTTATCCATCTATGCCTCGTACTCAACGTATTTCAAACCCTCCCGCCGGGTAGCTCCAAACGGGGAGACGTTCGATCCCGAAACGGGTTATCAGGCTGAAGTGGGCTCCCGACTGGAGCTGTCATCAAAATTTGCCGCTTCGGCTTCGGTCTACTACATGCGAAAAGACAATCAGGTGGAAAGTTTGCCCGGTGGCGTTTTCAAACGCGTAGGTTCGGCGGAATCAAAAGGCTTTGAAGTGGAGGCTCAGGGCAATCCCTTCGCGGGCCTTGATTTGACGGTGGGTTATACTTTTACCAAAGCCCAGTACTTACCCTACGCCAGTGCAGAGGTAAACCCCGTGGCGGGTAAAACGGCGGTGCTGGCTCCGAAGCATCTGGTAAATACCTGGCTAAACTACACGGTTCAGCGAAAAACCTTGAAAGGGCTGAATGCTGGGGTGGGCTTCAACTATCAAAGCGAAGCCTTCGCCAACTCGGCGAATACGTACGTTTTGCCGTCCTATCGAACCGTCGATGTGGCCCTGGGGTATCAGCTGAACCGCGTGGGCATTCGGGCGAATGTGAATAACCTGTTTAACGAACGCTATTTCACCAACGTGATCTTAACCCGGCAGTTTTATCCCGGAGCCACCCGTAATTACCTGCTGACGCTTAGTTACCAACTTTAA